Proteins found in one Streptomyces sp. CB09001 genomic segment:
- a CDS encoding glycoside hydrolase family 43 protein codes for MPPLTGSPPNGTRKPARRVRRTVAALVSGALVALLLLVSSAGPAQADRTALRAADPSVIRVGGTYVPVQSTGGGIAVRQAASTAALAAAPARQVWSDARGRGEVWAPEIVRDGGRYHIYFTAGRGAAHRMYVISSTAADSGYTAETELALPDDKWAIDGTLFTFEGQRWFVWSGWAGDTNVEQNLYIARMSSPTTPTGARYVISQPRESWERVVGNPFINEGPEPVKDPNGQLHIAYSANGSWSDQYCLADLRLRAGGDPTYVWDWYKSNGCLFGSHRATMMAGWDPTLYVDGPGHHSFVLLDGDIATSPPAGPRFPLMFHAVAKGTPYSWENRYWYTGTFCWWGGTTYSRANVPGPTSDTGWSLKFFE; via the coding sequence ATGCCGCCCCTGACCGGAAGCCCGCCGAACGGGACCCGGAAGCCAGCCCGTCGCGTTCGCCGCACCGTCGCCGCCCTGGTCTCCGGTGCCCTCGTCGCCCTCCTGCTCCTGGTGTCCTCCGCCGGGCCCGCGCAGGCGGACCGGACCGCTCTGCGGGCCGCCGATCCGAGCGTGATCCGGGTCGGCGGCACCTATGTCCCGGTGCAGTCCACCGGGGGTGGCATCGCCGTACGCCAGGCCGCTTCCACGGCCGCGCTCGCGGCGGCGCCCGCCCGCCAGGTGTGGTCGGACGCACGTGGCCGCGGCGAGGTGTGGGCGCCCGAGATCGTGCGGGACGGCGGCCGCTACCACATCTACTTCACGGCCGGTCGGGGCGCGGCCCACCGGATGTACGTGATCAGCTCCACCGCCGCCGACAGCGGCTACACGGCCGAGACCGAACTGGCCCTGCCGGACGACAAGTGGGCCATCGACGGCACCCTGTTCACCTTCGAGGGGCAGCGGTGGTTCGTCTGGTCGGGCTGGGCCGGCGACACCAACGTCGAACAGAACCTCTACATCGCGCGGATGAGCAGCCCGACCACACCGACCGGGGCGCGGTACGTCATCTCGCAACCGAGGGAGAGCTGGGAGCGGGTGGTGGGCAACCCGTTCATCAACGAGGGCCCCGAGCCCGTCAAGGACCCGAACGGGCAGTTGCACATCGCCTACTCCGCCAACGGCAGCTGGAGCGACCAGTACTGCCTGGCCGACCTGCGGCTGCGGGCCGGCGGCGACCCGACGTACGTGTGGGACTGGTACAAGTCCAACGGCTGCCTCTTCGGGTCCCACCGCGCCACGATGATGGCGGGCTGGGACCCCACCCTGTACGTCGACGGGCCCGGTCACCACAGCTTCGTCCTGCTCGACGGCGACATCGCCACGAGCCCGCCCGCCGGCCCCAGGTTCCCCCTGATGTTCCACGCGGTCGCGAAGGGGACGCCGTACTCGTGGGAGAACCGGTACTGGTACACCGGCACCTTCTGCTGGTGGGGCGGGACCACCTACAGCCGGGCCAACGTCCCGGGCCCCACCAGCGACACCGGCTGGAGCCTCAAGTTCTTCGAGTAG
- a CDS encoding glycoside hydrolase family 64 protein, which translates to MLSPRKLTASLAVAASIGAVAVVVGPAEPASAVPDTIPLTLKDDSGSAEQVYVSVIGTELASGQQGYADESGAFHAWPAGGAPPVPAPDASFTGPANGGSKTVQLPKFSGRVYFSYGKKLDFRLADGGLVQPAVQNADDPNHDTLFNWTEYTLNDSGLWINSTQVDMFSAPYSVGLTAGDGSTKQTGSLKPGGYKAVADGLAQQGGGWEGLVQTRGDGSPLRVLAPGHGVGSGDLPAGVLDDYIDRVWSKYAAETLTVTPFKEQPDTKFFGRVNGGRMDFTDGSGAVVTSFEKPDSDSVFGCYNKLDAPNDQVRGPISRTLCAAYNRSTLLTNSEQPDADDSGFYQDDVTNHYARLVHGQMQDGRAYAFAFDDVGNHESLVHDGDPKDAAITLESFG; encoded by the coding sequence GTGCTTTCCCCACGCAAGCTGACGGCGTCCCTGGCCGTCGCGGCGTCGATCGGCGCCGTCGCCGTCGTCGTCGGGCCCGCCGAACCGGCATCGGCCGTACCGGACACCATCCCGCTCACCCTGAAGGACGACTCGGGCAGTGCCGAGCAGGTCTACGTCTCCGTGATCGGCACCGAACTCGCCTCGGGGCAGCAGGGATACGCCGACGAGAGCGGCGCCTTCCACGCCTGGCCGGCCGGTGGCGCCCCGCCCGTCCCGGCGCCCGACGCCTCGTTCACGGGCCCCGCAAACGGCGGGTCAAAGACCGTTCAGCTTCCGAAGTTCTCGGGCCGCGTCTACTTCTCGTACGGCAAGAAGCTCGACTTCCGGCTCGCCGACGGCGGCCTCGTGCAGCCCGCCGTCCAGAACGCCGACGACCCCAACCACGACACGCTGTTCAACTGGACCGAGTACACGCTCAACGACTCCGGGCTGTGGATCAACTCCACCCAGGTGGACATGTTCTCGGCCCCCTACTCCGTCGGCCTGACCGCGGGCGACGGCTCCACGAAGCAGACCGGTTCGCTGAAGCCCGGCGGGTACAAGGCGGTCGCCGACGGGCTCGCCCAGCAGGGCGGCGGCTGGGAAGGGCTGGTCCAGACCCGGGGCGACGGCTCGCCGCTGCGCGTCCTGGCGCCCGGGCACGGCGTCGGCTCCGGCGACCTGCCCGCCGGTGTGCTGGACGACTACATCGACCGCGTATGGAGCAAGTACGCCGCCGAGACGCTGACGGTGACGCCGTTCAAGGAGCAGCCGGACACGAAGTTCTTCGGCAGGGTGAACGGCGGCAGGATGGACTTCACCGACGGCAGCGGCGCGGTGGTGACCTCCTTCGAGAAGCCGGACTCGGACTCGGTCTTCGGCTGCTACAACAAGCTCGACGCCCCCAACGACCAGGTGCGCGGCCCCATTTCGCGGACCCTGTGCGCCGCGTACAACCGCTCCACGCTGCTCACCAACTCCGAGCAGCCCGACGCCGACGACTCCGGCTTCTACCAGGACGACGTCACCAACCACTACGCCCGCCTCGTCCACGGGCAGATGCAGGACGGCCGGGCGTACGCCTTCGCCTTCGACGACGTCGGCAACCACGAGTCGCTGGTGCACGACGGCGACCCCAAGGACGCGGCGATCACGCTGGAGTCCTTCGGCTGA
- a CDS encoding helix-turn-helix transcriptional regulator codes for MNPAVARGHRRQVPGPDRSSSASVVVLTCFGDLDAAASLVAEIPAVQDAAGGSLMPYGALGLAALRDGGEEADALIREGLEGAVARGGGIGVAIAQRARALLRNGQGECERAFDAARRASEHPDDLVAGNWGLTELVEAAARLGDREAAGAALDRLTATTGAAGTDWALGVQARSRALLVEGDAAEDLYREAVDRLGRTRVRVELARAHLLYGEWLRRENRRGDAREQLKRAHGMFTGIGAGVFTERTVRELKATGETVAKRRTGATPAALTAQEAQIARLARDGSTNAEIGAQLFLSPHTVEWHLREVFAKLGISSRRHLRDALTDRPAASTPVQGPSGAIRRRPAGPWARPAPAVRVPPVGPILESGPRSPQTDPPGGPVILLALLLPVVMMAFLFAADALEDLIFPPPAAPDEDTPAADIARTTSP; via the coding sequence GTGAACCCGGCCGTGGCCCGGGGCCACCGGCGTCAGGTCCCCGGGCCCGACCGGTCCAGTTCGGCGAGCGTGGTCGTGCTGACCTGCTTCGGGGACCTGGACGCGGCGGCCTCGCTCGTCGCGGAGATCCCCGCGGTGCAGGACGCGGCCGGAGGCAGCCTCATGCCCTACGGCGCCCTGGGGCTCGCCGCGCTGCGGGACGGCGGGGAGGAGGCCGACGCGCTGATCCGCGAGGGCCTGGAGGGGGCCGTCGCGCGCGGAGGGGGGATCGGTGTCGCCATCGCACAGCGGGCCAGGGCCCTGCTCCGCAACGGACAGGGCGAATGCGAACGTGCGTTCGATGCGGCGCGTCGGGCGAGCGAGCACCCGGACGACCTGGTCGCGGGCAACTGGGGCCTGACCGAGCTGGTCGAGGCGGCGGCCCGCCTCGGTGACCGCGAGGCGGCCGGGGCCGCGCTGGACCGGCTCACCGCGACGACCGGGGCCGCCGGCACCGACTGGGCCCTGGGCGTCCAGGCGCGCTCCCGTGCCCTGCTCGTCGAGGGCGACGCCGCCGAGGACCTGTACCGCGAGGCCGTCGATCGCCTCGGCCGCACCCGCGTGCGGGTGGAACTGGCCCGCGCGCATCTGCTGTACGGCGAGTGGCTGCGACGGGAGAACCGCCGCGGCGACGCCCGTGAGCAGCTCAAGCGGGCCCACGGGATGTTCACCGGGATCGGCGCCGGTGTCTTCACCGAGCGCACCGTGCGCGAGCTGAAGGCCACCGGCGAAACGGTGGCCAAGCGGCGTACCGGCGCCACGCCCGCGGCGCTCACCGCCCAGGAGGCACAGATCGCCCGGCTGGCCCGGGACGGGTCCACCAATGCCGAGATCGGGGCCCAGCTGTTCCTCAGCCCGCACACCGTGGAATGGCACCTGCGCGAGGTGTTCGCCAAGCTGGGCATCTCCTCCCGCCGACACCTGCGCGACGCCCTCACCGACCGTCCGGCGGCCAGCACACCCGTCCAGGGCCCGTCCGGCGCGATCCGGCGGCGGCCCGCCGGCCCGTGGGCTCGGCCGGCTCCCGCCGTGCGGGTTCCGCCCGTCGGGCCCATCCTGGAATCCGGGCCACGAAGCCCACAGACCGACCCACCGGGAGGTCCTGTGATTCTGCTCGCGCTGCTCCTACCAGTCGTGATGATGGCCTTCCTCTTCGCCGCGGACGCGCTCGAGGACCTGATCTTCCCGCCCCCGGCGGCTCCCGACGAGGACACCCCGGCCGCGGACATCGCCCGGACGACGTCCCCCTGA
- a CDS encoding helix-turn-helix transcriptional regulator has translation MTAETDWGGAPSVLRMILGRQLEELRTRAGLTFEQAGEAIGVSHSTIRRLEAAKVARLRLPDVEKLLQIYGVRDQQEIDTFLKSAREANKRGWWHTYRDVMPDWFAAYLSLEQAALHIRAYEAGFVHGLLQTPAYARALLSAGNPHASSVDTERRVALRMRRQEILTRPCPPRLWVVMDETVLRWPVGGTEVMRRQVDHLIEVGRLPHVTLQIMPFAGGPHPAMRAGAFDLFRFRAPELPDIVYLGGLVGAVYLDKGDDVVVYREALDRLGAQAVPARGTEELLGALRKEL, from the coding sequence GTGACCGCGGAGACCGACTGGGGCGGAGCACCCTCCGTGCTGCGGATGATCCTCGGCAGGCAGTTGGAGGAGCTGCGCACCCGCGCCGGTCTCACGTTCGAGCAGGCCGGCGAGGCGATCGGGGTGAGCCACTCCACCATCCGCCGGCTGGAGGCGGCGAAGGTGGCCCGGCTGCGCCTCCCGGACGTCGAGAAGCTGCTCCAGATCTACGGTGTCCGCGACCAGCAGGAGATCGACACCTTCCTGAAGTCGGCGCGGGAGGCGAACAAGCGCGGCTGGTGGCACACCTACCGCGACGTCATGCCGGACTGGTTCGCGGCGTACCTGAGCCTGGAACAGGCGGCCCTGCACATCCGCGCCTACGAGGCCGGGTTCGTGCACGGCCTGCTGCAGACCCCGGCCTACGCGCGGGCCCTGCTGAGCGCCGGCAACCCGCACGCCTCCTCCGTGGACACCGAGCGGCGGGTGGCCCTGCGCATGCGGCGCCAGGAGATCCTCACCCGCCCCTGTCCGCCCCGCCTGTGGGTCGTGATGGACGAAACGGTCCTGCGCTGGCCCGTCGGAGGAACCGAGGTGATGCGGCGCCAGGTGGACCACCTGATCGAGGTGGGACGGCTGCCCCACGTGACACTCCAGATCATGCCGTTCGCCGGGGGCCCGCACCCCGCCATGCGGGCCGGCGCGTTCGACCTCTTCCGGTTCCGGGCCCCCGAACTTCCCGACATCGTCTACCTCGGCGGACTCGTGGGCGCCGTCTACCTGGACAAGGGCGACGACGTGGTGGTCTACCGCGAGGCCCTGGACCGCCTGGGCGCCCAGGCGGTACCGGCCCGAGGCACCGAGGAACTCCTCGGCGCGCTGCGCAAGGAGCTGTGA
- a CDS encoding FAD-binding and (Fe-S)-binding domain-containing protein, translating to MPLLEPKPEALRPGTPRVASADRVPDAGATGTPEPLRAGLTALLGPDKVLWKVSDLVKYASDASPYRFVPQVVVLPENIDDVSAVLAYARDHGRRLVFRAAGTSLNGQAQGEDVLVDVRRHFTGIEVLDGGARARIRPGTTVMRANATLARYGRILGPDPASAIACTLGGVVANNASGMTAGTTRNSYRTLASLTFVLPGGTVVDTADPHADETLARTEPELCEGLLALKAEIEADPELTARIRAKYEIKNTNGYRLDAFLDGATPVQILRGLMVGSEGTFGFISDVVFDTLPLDRRVSSGLLFFPSLTAAAAAVPLFNEAGAIAVELMDGNTLRASVSVRGVPADWAGLPKETAALLVEFRAPDEAGQEAFERAAARVVERLELVAPVASVTNEFTRDAKVVSGYWKARKAFVTAVGGSRPAGTTLITEDFAVPPSRLADACEALLGLQAEHGFDAAVAGHAAHGNLHFLLAFDASQASDVDRYAAFMDDFCRMTVERFDGSLKAEHATGRNIAPFLELEWGPRATELMWRLKRLIDPEGVLAPRVVLDRDPRAHLRGLKTIPGIEPVADPCIECGFCEPTCPSHDLTTTPRQRIVLRREMLRQPDGSPVQEQLLASYGYDAVDTCAGDSTCAIACPVGIDTGAMMKDFRHRRHSPREERIAALTAKRFKTVEASARLAVGAAERISDRLLEAATGLARKAVRPDLVPEWLPEIPGAAARTAPPTSRAGASAVYYPACVNRIFGGPDGDGTPSLQQAVVDVSARAGRPVWIPDDVAGTCCSTIWHSKGYEDGNTVMANRVVEAAWAWTDGGRIPLVVDASSCTLGIQHEVVPHLTRANRELHARLKVVDSVVWAAEELLPRLTIRRTTGSAVLHPTCSMQHLGDVDRLRAVAEAVADEVVVPDDAGCCAFAGDRGMLHKELTESATAKEAAEVTSRPYDAHLSANRMCEIGMDRATGRAYHSVLIELDRATRPS from the coding sequence ATGCCCCTGCTGGAGCCCAAGCCGGAAGCCCTCCGTCCCGGCACGCCCCGTGTCGCGTCCGCCGACCGGGTGCCCGACGCCGGGGCCACGGGTACCCCCGAGCCGCTGCGGGCCGGCCTGACCGCTCTGCTGGGCCCCGACAAGGTCCTGTGGAAGGTCTCCGACCTGGTGAAGTACGCCTCCGACGCCAGCCCCTACCGGTTCGTGCCGCAGGTCGTCGTACTCCCGGAGAACATCGACGACGTCTCCGCCGTGCTGGCGTACGCGCGCGACCACGGCCGCCGGCTCGTCTTCCGCGCCGCCGGCACCAGCCTCAACGGCCAGGCCCAGGGCGAGGACGTCCTCGTCGACGTGCGGCGGCACTTCACGGGCATCGAGGTCCTGGACGGCGGCGCACGGGCCCGCATCCGGCCCGGGACCACGGTCATGCGGGCCAACGCGACCCTCGCCCGGTACGGCAGGATCCTGGGGCCCGACCCGGCCAGCGCCATCGCCTGCACCCTCGGCGGGGTGGTCGCCAACAACGCCTCCGGCATGACCGCGGGCACCACCCGCAACTCCTACCGCACCCTCGCCTCGCTGACCTTCGTGCTGCCCGGCGGCACCGTCGTCGACACGGCCGACCCGCACGCGGACGAGACGCTGGCGCGGACCGAGCCGGAGCTGTGCGAGGGACTGCTGGCGCTGAAGGCGGAGATCGAGGCGGACCCGGAGCTCACCGCCCGCATCCGGGCCAAGTACGAGATCAAGAACACCAACGGCTACCGGCTGGACGCCTTCCTGGACGGCGCGACGCCGGTGCAGATCCTGCGCGGGCTCATGGTCGGCTCCGAGGGCACCTTCGGCTTCATCTCCGACGTCGTCTTCGACACCCTGCCGCTGGACCGCAGGGTCTCCAGCGGCCTGCTCTTCTTCCCCTCGCTGACCGCCGCCGCGGCGGCCGTGCCCCTGTTCAACGAGGCGGGGGCCATCGCCGTCGAGCTGATGGACGGCAACACGCTGCGCGCCTCGGTGAGCGTGCGGGGCGTACCGGCCGACTGGGCCGGTCTGCCGAAGGAGACCGCGGCGCTGCTGGTGGAGTTCCGGGCGCCCGACGAGGCGGGGCAGGAGGCCTTCGAGCGGGCGGCGGCCCGGGTCGTGGAACGCCTCGAACTGGTCGCACCGGTCGCCTCGGTGACCAACGAGTTCACCCGCGACGCCAAGGTCGTCTCCGGCTACTGGAAGGCCCGCAAGGCCTTCGTCACGGCGGTCGGCGGCTCCCGCCCGGCGGGCACCACCCTGATCACGGAGGACTTCGCGGTCCCGCCTTCCCGGCTGGCGGACGCCTGCGAGGCGCTGCTCGGCCTCCAGGCGGAGCACGGTTTCGACGCCGCCGTCGCCGGTCACGCCGCCCACGGCAACCTGCACTTCCTGCTCGCCTTCGACGCCTCACAGGCCTCCGACGTCGACCGGTACGCCGCGTTCATGGACGACTTCTGCCGGATGACCGTGGAGCGTTTCGACGGGTCGCTGAAGGCGGAGCACGCCACCGGACGCAACATCGCCCCCTTCCTGGAACTGGAATGGGGGCCCCGGGCCACCGAGTTGATGTGGCGTCTGAAGCGGCTGATCGACCCCGAGGGTGTGCTGGCGCCCCGGGTCGTCCTCGACCGCGACCCGAGGGCCCATCTGCGCGGACTGAAGACGATCCCCGGGATCGAGCCGGTCGCCGACCCCTGCATCGAGTGCGGCTTCTGCGAACCCACCTGCCCCAGCCACGACCTGACGACGACCCCGCGCCAACGCATCGTGCTGCGCAGGGAGATGCTGCGGCAGCCGGACGGCTCCCCGGTGCAGGAACAGCTCCTCGCCTCCTACGGCTACGACGCCGTCGACACCTGCGCGGGCGACTCCACCTGCGCGATCGCCTGCCCGGTCGGCATCGACACCGGCGCCATGATGAAGGACTTCCGCCACCGCAGGCACTCGCCGCGCGAGGAGCGGATCGCCGCACTGACCGCCAAGCGCTTCAAGACCGTCGAGGCGTCGGCCCGCCTCGCGGTCGGCGCGGCCGAAAGGATCAGCGACCGGCTGCTGGAGGCCGCCACCGGCCTCGCCCGCAAAGCCGTACGCCCCGATCTGGTGCCCGAGTGGCTGCCGGAGATCCCGGGCGCCGCCGCCCGCACCGCGCCGCCCACCTCCCGGGCGGGGGCGAGCGCCGTCTACTACCCGGCCTGCGTCAACCGGATCTTCGGTGGTCCGGACGGCGACGGCACCCCCTCGCTCCAGCAGGCCGTGGTCGACGTCTCGGCCCGCGCCGGCCGGCCGGTGTGGATCCCGGACGACGTGGCGGGCACCTGCTGCTCGACGATCTGGCACTCCAAGGGCTACGAGGACGGCAACACCGTGATGGCCAACCGCGTCGTCGAGGCCGCCTGGGCCTGGACCGACGGCGGGCGGATCCCGCTCGTCGTCGACGCCTCCTCCTGCACGCTCGGCATCCAGCACGAGGTCGTCCCCCACCTCACCCGCGCCAACCGGGAACTGCACGCGCGCCTGAAGGTGGTCGACTCCGTCGTGTGGGCCGCCGAGGAGCTCCTGCCGCGGCTGACGATCCGCCGCACGACCGGTTCGGCCGTGCTGCACCCGACCTGCTCGATGCAGCACCTGGGCGACGTCGACCGGCTCCGCGCGGTCGCCGAGGCGGTCGCCGACGAGGTCGTCGTCCCGGACGACGCCGGATGCTGCGCCTTCGCGGGGGACCGCGGCATGCTGCACAAGGAGCTGACGGAGTCGGCGACGGCGAAGGAGGCCGCGGAGGTGACCTCGCGCCCCTACGACGCCCACCTGTCCGCCAACCGCATGTGCGAGATCGGCATGGACCGAGCGACGGGGCGTGCGTACCACTCGGTCCTCATCGAACTGGACCGGGCGACCCGCCCCTCCTGA
- a CDS encoding YciI family protein, with translation MEFFCYHRDRAGSLTLREELLEAHWSYMDGYAAEMIARGPTLTGDREVPTGSVHVLDLPDPAAARAFAFDEPGHQAGVYRDVLLRRWRNTLGRTMWDFPGGPTEGDGFLVLGLGAGKATDLDVPPGRDELIAYGPLLSDDGGTWLGTAALVRAPDPATARGVLTPERYAELEVHPWQFGGRPS, from the coding sequence ATGGAGTTCTTCTGCTACCACCGTGACCGGGCCGGCTCCCTGACACTGCGTGAGGAGCTGCTCGAGGCGCACTGGAGCTACATGGACGGGTACGCCGCGGAGATGATCGCGCGGGGCCCGACCCTCACCGGGGACCGCGAGGTGCCCACGGGCAGCGTGCACGTACTCGACCTGCCCGATCCGGCCGCCGCCCGGGCGTTCGCCTTCGACGAGCCCGGACACCAGGCCGGCGTCTACCGGGACGTGCTGCTGCGCCGGTGGCGCAACACGCTGGGGCGCACCATGTGGGACTTCCCCGGCGGCCCGACCGAGGGAGACGGGTTCCTGGTGCTCGGCCTGGGCGCCGGGAAGGCCACCGACCTGGACGTGCCGCCCGGCCGGGACGAGCTGATCGCGTACGGCCCCCTGCTCTCCGACGACGGCGGCACCTGGCTGGGCACGGCGGCACTGGTGCGGGCGCCGGACCCGGCCACGGCACGGGGCGTGCTGACGCCGGAGCGGTACGCCGAGCTCGAGGTCCACCCCTGGCAGTTCGGCGGGCGCCCGTCGTGA
- a CDS encoding SAM-dependent methyltransferase, translated as MSDSGWPADRIDTEHAHSARIYDYILGGKDYYPADREAGDAMAGEWPALPVHMRANRDWMNRAVRWLAEEAGVRQFLDIGTGIPTSPNLHEIAQSVAPESRVVYVDNDPIVLTLSQGLLSSTPEGRTTYIEADFQRPEAVLESDEFRKTLDLGSPVALTVIAIVHFVLDEDDAVGIVRRLLEPLPAGSYLAMTIGTAEFAPEEVGRVAREYAARDMPMRLRTIDEAHEFFEGLELVAPGIVQVHKWHPDGTGEQGIRDEDIAMYGAVARKP; from the coding sequence ATGTCCGACAGCGGATGGCCGGCCGACCGGATCGACACCGAGCACGCGCACTCGGCGCGGATCTACGACTACATCCTGGGAGGGAAGGACTACTACCCCGCCGACCGGGAGGCGGGGGACGCGATGGCCGGGGAATGGCCCGCCCTGCCCGTGCACATGCGCGCCAACCGGGACTGGATGAACCGAGCGGTGCGATGGCTGGCCGAGGAGGCGGGCGTCCGTCAGTTCCTCGACATCGGCACCGGCATTCCCACCTCGCCCAACCTGCACGAGATAGCGCAGTCGGTGGCCCCCGAGTCACGCGTGGTCTACGTGGACAACGACCCCATCGTCCTCACCCTGTCCCAGGGTCTGCTGTCCAGTACGCCGGAGGGCCGGACGACGTACATCGAGGCGGACTTCCAGCGCCCCGAAGCCGTCCTCGAATCCGACGAGTTCCGCAAGACGCTGGACCTGGGCAGCCCCGTCGCGCTCACCGTGATCGCGATCGTCCACTTCGTCCTGGACGAGGACGACGCGGTCGGCATCGTCCGCCGCCTCCTGGAGCCCCTGCCCGCGGGAAGCTACCTGGCGATGACCATCGGCACCGCCGAGTTCGCCCCCGAGGAGGTGGGCCGGGTCGCGCGCGAGTACGCGGCGCGCGACATGCCGATGCGGCTGCGGACCATCGACGAGGCGCACGAGTTCTTCGAAGGGCTGGAGCTGGTCGCACCGGGCATCGTCCAGGTCCACAAGTGGCATCCGGACGGCACCGGCGAGCAGGGCATCCGGGACGAGGACATCGCGATGTACGGGGCGGTGGCTCGCAAGCCGTGA
- a CDS encoding aldo/keto reductase — MQYRTLGRTGIKVSPYALGTLMFATSVGNPDPDDSARIIHKALDAGINLIDTADAYRDSEEVVGKAIRGRRDRVVLATKVSRPVGDDPNQRGASRRWIMTAVEDSLRRLGTDHIDLYQIHRPDPDTDVEETLSVLSDLIRSGKVRAIGTSTTPASDLVEAQWVAERRGLARFHTEQPPYSLLDRGIEREVLPVAQRHGLGTLVWGPLGQGLLTGRVRKGGPNELRRAGLVRHLGDERRLDAVERLVPLAAEAGLPLTHLAMAFTIAHPGVTSAIVGPRTMDHLDDLLAGLDVALGDDLLDRIDEIVPPGTDVGALDQVFVPPALQRAGLRRRPLDERRAA; from the coding sequence ATGCAGTACCGCACGCTCGGCCGCACGGGCATCAAGGTCAGCCCGTACGCACTCGGCACCCTGATGTTCGCCACCTCGGTCGGAAATCCGGACCCCGACGACTCCGCGCGCATCATCCACAAGGCGCTGGACGCCGGGATCAACCTGATCGACACCGCGGACGCCTACCGCGACTCCGAGGAAGTCGTCGGCAAGGCGATCCGGGGGAGGCGCGACCGTGTCGTCCTCGCGACCAAGGTGAGCCGCCCGGTGGGCGACGACCCCAACCAGCGGGGCGCCTCACGGCGTTGGATCATGACGGCCGTGGAGGACTCGCTGCGCCGCCTCGGGACCGATCACATCGATCTCTACCAGATCCACCGGCCGGATCCCGACACGGACGTCGAGGAGACCCTCTCGGTGCTCTCCGACCTGATCCGCAGCGGCAAGGTCCGTGCGATCGGCACGTCCACGACCCCGGCGTCCGACCTGGTGGAGGCTCAGTGGGTCGCCGAGCGGCGCGGTCTTGCCCGGTTCCACACCGAGCAGCCGCCGTACTCGCTGCTCGACCGCGGCATCGAACGCGAGGTGCTGCCGGTCGCGCAGCGCCACGGGCTGGGCACGCTGGTGTGGGGCCCGCTCGGGCAGGGGCTGCTCACGGGGCGGGTGCGCAAGGGCGGGCCGAACGAGCTGCGCCGCGCCGGGCTCGTCCGGCACCTCGGCGACGAGCGCCGTCTCGACGCGGTCGAACGGCTCGTCCCGCTCGCCGCCGAGGCGGGCCTGCCGCTGACCCACCTCGCGATGGCGTTCACCATCGCCCACCCGGGCGTGACCAGTGCGATCGTCGGGCCGCGCACGATGGATCACCTCGACGACCTGCTCGCCGGGCTCGACGTCGCCCTCGGTGACGACCTGCTCGACCGGATCGACGAGATCGTCCCGCCGGGCACCGACGTCGGCGCGCTCGACCAGGTCTTCGTGCCCCCGGCGCTCCAGCGGGCGGGTCTGCGTCGCCGCCCCCTGGACGAACGCCGCGCGGCCTGA
- a CDS encoding helix-turn-helix transcriptional regulator gives MDRTELADFLRHCRTRLAPADVGLPQGARRRTPGLRREEVAQLAGMSADHYTRLEQARGSRPSRQMLAAVARALRLTDDERDHLFHLAGEEPSRDRAPTDHVRPALLLLLDRLTDVPAQVVSDRGDVLAQNAMAKALHGDASARREAEHNVVWRFFTDPAAREHFPAEDHDRAARAAVADLRATLAKRPDDARLAALVRRLRARSEEFSALWDSHEVAVRRGDVKRFLHPVVGLLELDCEVLLSPEHDQRLVVYTTRPGSESHERLELLRVVGLQSLTSG, from the coding sequence GTGGACAGAACCGAGCTGGCCGATTTCCTGCGCCACTGCCGTACCCGACTCGCCCCTGCCGACGTGGGCCTCCCGCAGGGTGCGCGGCGCCGCACCCCGGGGCTGCGCCGCGAGGAGGTGGCGCAGCTGGCGGGCATGTCCGCAGACCACTACACACGGCTCGAACAGGCCAGGGGATCGCGTCCGTCCCGGCAGATGCTCGCGGCCGTCGCCCGCGCGCTGCGGCTGACCGACGACGAACGGGACCACCTGTTCCACCTGGCCGGCGAGGAGCCCTCGCGCGACCGCGCGCCCACGGACCACGTCCGCCCCGCCCTGCTGCTCCTCCTGGACCGGCTGACCGACGTCCCCGCCCAGGTGGTGAGCGACCGCGGCGACGTCCTCGCGCAGAACGCGATGGCCAAGGCGCTCCACGGCGACGCGTCCGCCCGTCGCGAGGCGGAGCACAACGTCGTCTGGCGCTTCTTCACGGACCCGGCCGCGCGGGAACACTTCCCGGCCGAGGACCACGACCGGGCCGCCCGCGCGGCGGTGGCGGACCTGCGTGCCACCCTCGCCAAGCGCCCGGACGACGCGCGGCTGGCGGCACTCGTGCGCCGGCTGCGCGCCCGCAGCGAGGAGTTCTCCGCGCTCTGGGACAGCCACGAGGTCGCCGTGCGCCGTGGCGACGTCAAACGCTTCCTGCATCCGGTCGTCGGCCTGCTGGAGCTGGACTGCGAGGTGCTGCTGAGCCCCGAGCACGACCAGCGGCTCGTCGTGTACACCACCCGCCCCGGCAGCGAGTCCCACGAGCGGCTGGAACTGCTGCGCGTGGTCGGCCTCCAAAGCCTGACCAGCGGCTGA